In Paenibacillus larvae subsp. larvae, the following proteins share a genomic window:
- a CDS encoding cold shock domain-containing protein produces the protein MKGTVKWFNAEKGYGFIQVDGGEDVFVHFSAIQGDGFKTLDEGQAVEFEITEGNRGPQAANVIKL, from the coding sequence TTGAAAGGTACAGTTAAATGGTTTAACGCAGAAAAAGGTTATGGTTTTATCCAAGTTGATGGTGGAGAAGACGTATTCGTTCATTTTTCCGCAATCCAAGGAGACGGATTTAAAACATTGGATGAAGGTCAAGCTGTTGAATTCGAAATCACTGAAGGCAATCGTGGCCCTCAAGCAGCTAACGTCATTAAATTATAA
- a CDS encoding NADPH-dependent FMN reductase: MANKIAVICGSNRKESSSTQLAYYIQRILREKEYEGTVIHLYCQPLPFYAPDENENHDPNLVHMKETVMEADGIVLATPEYHGSISGVLKNALDHLSSEHFSGKIVLSVSSAGGAVGVSSLQQLHTIVRNLHGINCPEWISIGGAERNFTAEGEPETVKIKDRIIRTTSYFLHMLERFPRDSQ, encoded by the coding sequence ATGGCTAACAAAATTGCTGTTATTTGCGGCAGTAACCGCAAAGAGTCAAGCAGCACACAGCTTGCCTACTACATCCAACGGATACTTCGGGAGAAAGAATACGAAGGAACCGTCATTCATTTGTACTGCCAGCCTCTGCCTTTTTATGCACCGGATGAGAATGAGAATCATGATCCTAATCTTGTACATATGAAAGAAACGGTGATGGAAGCGGATGGCATTGTCCTGGCAACTCCGGAATATCATGGATCCATAAGTGGTGTATTGAAAAATGCGCTTGATCACCTCAGCTCCGAGCACTTTAGCGGCAAAATTGTTTTGTCTGTCAGTTCTGCTGGAGGAGCTGTAGGCGTTTCCTCCTTGCAGCAGCTTCACACCATTGTACGGAACCTGCATGGCATTAACTGTCCGGAATGGATTTCTATCGGAGGGGCAGAGAGGAACTTTACTGCAGAAGGCGAACCGGAAACGGTTAAAATCAAAGACCGGATTATCCGGACCACTTCTTATTTTCTTCATATGCTGGAGCGGTTTCCTCGTGATTCCCAATAG
- a CDS encoding tetraprenyl-beta-curcumene synthase family protein produces the protein MFRVYRYVLPTVDKELRRWTSKAEQIPDPELKQQALASITAKRFHCQGGAVYGIVHLSEHHRLIPLIVAFQTISDYLDNLCDRSTSLDPADFRMLHQSMLDAVDPDEPFHDYYACRMEKEDGGYLRSLVETCQKEIRGLSSYPVVKDKVRELVSLYCDLQVYKHIQADLRENELHRWWKGHLASYPDISWNEFAAATGSTLGVFMLFQAASNPDLDKEQARQIVEAYFPYVCGLHILLDYLIDQEEDLIGGDLNFCSYYADMDETVNRIAYFVTKSRERVAHLDHSHFHRMIIEGLLALYLSDPKVKDQKQVRSVSRQLMKKSPMTRMFFWMNSIWIRKTS, from the coding sequence ATGTTCCGTGTATACCGCTATGTTTTACCTACAGTGGATAAAGAACTCCGTAGGTGGACATCAAAAGCAGAGCAAATCCCGGATCCGGAACTGAAACAGCAGGCTCTCGCCAGTATTACGGCCAAAAGGTTTCACTGCCAGGGCGGTGCCGTATATGGAATCGTCCATCTGTCCGAACACCACAGATTAATTCCTTTAATCGTAGCTTTTCAAACCATAAGCGATTACCTGGATAATTTGTGTGACCGCAGTACTTCCCTTGATCCGGCGGATTTCCGGATGCTTCACCAATCCATGCTGGATGCGGTGGATCCGGATGAACCCTTTCATGACTACTATGCCTGCCGCATGGAGAAAGAAGACGGAGGGTATTTGAGAAGTCTGGTAGAAACTTGCCAAAAGGAGATCAGGGGGCTATCTTCCTACCCGGTTGTGAAGGATAAAGTAAGGGAGCTTGTTTCTTTGTACTGTGATCTTCAGGTCTACAAGCACATTCAGGCGGATTTGAGGGAAAATGAGCTTCACCGATGGTGGAAGGGACATCTGGCTTCTTATCCGGATATCAGCTGGAATGAGTTTGCTGCTGCGACCGGTTCGACTTTAGGTGTGTTTATGCTTTTTCAGGCTGCTTCAAATCCTGATTTGGACAAGGAACAGGCCCGGCAGATCGTTGAAGCGTATTTTCCTTACGTATGCGGTCTTCATATTCTGCTTGATTACCTGATCGACCAGGAAGAGGATTTAATCGGAGGAGATTTAAATTTTTGCAGCTACTATGCGGATATGGATGAAACGGTGAACCGTATCGCTTATTTCGTGACCAAATCCCGGGAACGGGTGGCACACTTGGATCATTCGCATTTTCACCGTATGATTATTGAAGGTCTGCTTGCCTTATATTTATCAGACCCCAAAGTAAAAGATCAGAAGCAGGTACGCAGTGTGTCCAGGCAGCTTATGAAGAAGAGCCCCATGACGAGAATGTTCTTCTGGATGAATAGTATATGGATTCGTAAAACATCCTAA
- a CDS encoding nitroreductase family protein has translation MKYEAFKRIITERRSIRRFTEQHVTEEDIRELIDCARYAPSDTNSQTWKFTAVLNRNLIREIEQLTWDELHKRAAEAEDKGLKREAKLLVKSFGPYATAFADAPALIVCLATPYTSKFREKIFDPIQFVSESVWEEEGIKSSCLASQNLMLAAHAMGLATCPMTGPVLLSQERLRELLQIPAECQINMVIALGHPQEQPGKLPRKEVDEILDIL, from the coding sequence ATGAAGTATGAAGCATTCAAACGCATTATCACAGAAAGACGCAGCATCCGCCGCTTTACGGAACAACATGTGACTGAGGAAGATATCCGGGAGCTAATCGACTGTGCGCGCTATGCGCCAAGTGACACAAACTCGCAAACATGGAAATTCACCGCCGTTTTGAACCGCAATTTAATCCGGGAAATTGAACAGCTCACCTGGGATGAACTACATAAACGGGCTGCAGAAGCAGAAGATAAAGGTCTGAAGAGGGAAGCAAAGCTGCTGGTCAAGTCGTTCGGCCCTTATGCAACGGCATTTGCGGATGCCCCCGCGCTGATCGTATGCCTGGCCACTCCCTATACATCCAAGTTCCGTGAAAAAATCTTCGACCCCATTCAATTCGTGAGCGAATCCGTATGGGAAGAAGAAGGGATCAAAAGCTCCTGTCTTGCATCGCAAAATCTGATGCTGGCGGCCCATGCCATGGGTCTGGCAACCTGTCCGATGACCGGTCCGGTGCTGCTTTCCCAGGAACGGCTTAGAGAGCTGCTCCAGATTCCGGCGGAGTGTCAGATCAATATGGTCATTGCCCTGGGACATCCCCAAGAGCAGCCGGGGAAGCTTCCCCGGAAGGAAGTGGACGAAATCCTGGATATCCTCTAA
- the pepF gene encoding oligoendopeptidase F: MSQIPARKDVPEQEKWKLEDLFADQKAWDKEFNEVKQLLKKVDDFHGKLNNDNAIKQCFELEDKISLHTERLYVYAKMKHDEDAADPTYQALSEKARKLSVEVNQALSFISPEILSLSEDQLRSFISHPDLSLYKRTLEELLREKPHVLSKSEETLLAMTGNMAGSASNIFGMINNADIQFPKIKNEKGEEVQLTHGSYIQFLENPDREVRKRAFQAVYETYRNQRNTIAATLSANVNKNIFYARARKYPSVLEMSLHADNIDPSVYTNLISTIHDSLPVLHRYFKLRKKLLKVDELHMYDLFAPLVEEFKMDITYKQAQEKIIEALRPLGGKYIDILKEGFENRWIDVHENKNKRSGAYSWGAYGTHPYVLLNHKDNLNSMFTLAHEMGHAMHSYLSDANQEYRNAQYTIFLAEVASTLNEALLMDYMLKHTTDPKEKLYLLTYYADQFRTTVFRQTMFAEFEKIVHEKAEKGESLTPQEFSKVYYDLNKLYHGNDMVVDQDIEMEWARIPHFYNSFYVYKYATGFSAATSFASQILEKGEPAVERYLGFLKSGGSDFSINILKKAGVDMSSPEPIKQSMDVFKSVVEQMEQLTK, from the coding sequence ATGAGTCAAATACCCGCCCGTAAAGATGTGCCTGAACAGGAAAAATGGAAGCTGGAGGATTTATTCGCTGACCAGAAAGCGTGGGATAAGGAATTCAATGAAGTGAAACAGCTTCTTAAAAAAGTAGACGATTTTCACGGAAAACTAAACAACGATAACGCAATCAAACAATGTTTTGAATTGGAAGACAAGATTTCCCTTCATACCGAGCGTCTTTATGTTTATGCCAAAATGAAGCATGACGAAGATGCCGCAGATCCTACATATCAAGCCCTTAGCGAAAAGGCAAGAAAATTGAGTGTGGAAGTAAACCAAGCCCTTTCATTCATTTCGCCGGAAATCTTAAGTTTAAGCGAGGACCAGCTGAGGTCTTTTATCAGCCATCCCGATCTTAGCCTGTATAAACGTACCCTTGAGGAACTATTGCGGGAAAAACCCCATGTATTATCCAAGTCTGAGGAAACGCTTCTCGCCATGACGGGAAATATGGCAGGATCAGCCAGTAATATCTTCGGCATGATTAACAATGCGGATATACAGTTCCCTAAAATTAAAAATGAAAAGGGCGAGGAAGTCCAACTGACCCACGGTTCCTATATCCAATTTCTTGAAAATCCTGACCGCGAGGTCCGGAAGCGGGCATTCCAAGCCGTCTACGAGACATATAGAAATCAAAGAAACACCATAGCAGCAACTTTAAGCGCCAACGTGAACAAAAATATATTTTATGCAAGAGCACGCAAGTACCCGTCTGTACTTGAAATGTCCCTGCATGCTGATAACATTGATCCTTCTGTTTATACAAATCTGATCAGCACCATTCATGACTCTTTACCGGTTCTTCACCGTTATTTTAAACTGCGCAAAAAACTGCTTAAGGTCGATGAGCTCCATATGTATGACCTGTTTGCTCCGCTTGTGGAAGAGTTTAAAATGGACATTACCTATAAACAGGCCCAGGAAAAAATCATCGAAGCTCTCCGGCCTCTTGGGGGAAAATACATTGATATTTTAAAAGAGGGCTTTGAAAATCGCTGGATTGATGTCCATGAAAACAAAAACAAACGCAGCGGTGCTTACAGCTGGGGTGCATATGGAACTCATCCTTACGTTCTGCTGAATCATAAGGATAACCTGAACAGCATGTTTACGCTGGCTCACGAAATGGGCCATGCAATGCATTCGTATCTGTCTGATGCTAATCAGGAATACCGCAATGCCCAATACACCATTTTCTTGGCGGAAGTAGCTTCCACTTTGAATGAAGCCCTGCTGATGGACTATATGCTGAAGCATACGACTGATCCAAAAGAAAAGCTTTATTTGCTGACTTACTATGCTGACCAGTTCCGTACCACGGTCTTCCGTCAAACCATGTTTGCTGAATTTGAAAAGATTGTTCATGAGAAGGCGGAAAAAGGCGAATCCTTGACGCCGCAGGAATTCAGTAAAGTGTACTATGATTTAAACAAACTTTATCATGGTAATGATATGGTAGTGGATCAGGATATTGAAATGGAATGGGCCAGAATCCCCCATTTCTACAACAGCTTCTATGTTTATAAATATGCTACCGGATTCTCTGCGGCGACCAGCTTTGCCAGCCAGATTCTTGAAAAAGGGGAACCTGCGGTTGAACGTTATTTAGGATTCTTGAAGAGCGGCGGCAGCGACTTCTCCATTAACATTCTGAAAAAGGCCGGTGTGGATATGTCATCACCTGAACCTATCAAACAATCTATGGACGTATTTAAATCGGTCGTGGAACAAATGGAGCAGTTAACGAAATAA
- a CDS encoding YebC/PmpR family DNA-binding transcriptional regulator: MPKFKLFKDRKGKADQVKNNQFVKLAREIFVAARQGGPNPEANFALKNAIDKARHIQMPNDNIERAIKKAQGDHNSENFEEIYYEGYGPGGVAIMVKTLTDNRNRSAADIRAIFNKRGGNMGETGCVSYMFDEKGVLVTEREEGADEDELMMLALEAGAEDFASQDESFEIYTHPHELEKVKKALEEQGLVFTSASVSWIPQNTVAVEGENAEKLLKMMDAFEDNDDVQDVYSNFEISDEEMERIG, encoded by the coding sequence ATGCCAAAATTTAAACTTTTCAAAGACCGTAAAGGTAAAGCGGATCAGGTCAAGAACAATCAGTTTGTCAAGCTTGCAAGAGAAATTTTCGTGGCCGCAAGGCAAGGCGGACCGAATCCGGAAGCCAATTTCGCCCTGAAGAATGCCATTGATAAAGCACGACATATTCAAATGCCTAACGATAACATTGAACGTGCAATCAAAAAAGCCCAGGGGGATCACAATTCCGAGAATTTTGAAGAGATCTACTATGAGGGCTATGGTCCAGGGGGAGTAGCCATTATGGTCAAAACTCTGACAGATAACCGTAACCGTTCTGCAGCCGATATCCGGGCGATTTTTAATAAACGGGGTGGCAATATGGGGGAAACCGGCTGTGTTTCTTACATGTTTGATGAAAAGGGAGTACTGGTGACAGAGCGTGAAGAGGGGGCCGATGAAGACGAGCTGATGATGCTGGCCCTAGAAGCAGGGGCTGAGGACTTCGCCTCCCAGGATGAAAGCTTTGAAATTTATACGCATCCGCATGAACTGGAAAAGGTGAAAAAGGCTCTGGAGGAACAAGGGCTGGTGTTCACTTCCGCTTCCGTCAGCTGGATTCCGCAAAATACCGTGGCAGTGGAAGGCGAGAATGCGGAAAAACTGCTGAAAATGATGGATGCTTTTGAAGATAACGATGATGTGCAGGATGTTTATTCCAACTTTGAAATCAGCGATGAAGAAATGGAACGTATTGGCTGA
- the cydB gene encoding cytochrome d ubiquinol oxidase subunit II codes for MLSLNELWFILVAVLFVGFFFLEGFDFGVGIVSRFLGKNDSQRRALINTIGPFWDANEVWFITAAGAMFAAFPNWYATLFSGFYLPFVVVLLALIGRGVAFEFRGKADSEGWKKTWVWVIFIGSLLPPFLLGVVFASFIKGLPIDGNMELSAGFFDIVNIYTVICGITVVVLCLVHGLMFITLRTIGELQQRAREWAKKLLVVLAALLLLFCIMTYFMTDLFEVRGLILSVVAVLGLAAFLLSGYFMGKRKDGWAFAMTGSVIALSIAAVFIGLFPRVMISSLTSVFDLTVYNASSGDYSLKVMTIVALSLLPFVLGYQIWSYYVFRKRVNEKEHMEY; via the coding sequence ATGCTATCTCTCAATGAGCTTTGGTTTATTCTTGTCGCCGTTTTGTTTGTCGGATTCTTCTTCCTGGAGGGCTTCGATTTCGGAGTAGGGATTGTATCGCGGTTTCTGGGGAAAAATGATTCCCAGCGCCGTGCCTTAATCAATACGATCGGGCCGTTCTGGGACGCCAATGAAGTCTGGTTTATTACGGCTGCAGGAGCCATGTTTGCCGCTTTTCCAAACTGGTATGCCACTTTGTTCAGCGGTTTTTATCTCCCCTTCGTCGTTGTACTGCTGGCTTTGATCGGCCGTGGTGTGGCTTTCGAATTTAGGGGCAAAGCTGATAGCGAAGGCTGGAAGAAGACATGGGTCTGGGTGATTTTCATCGGCAGCCTATTGCCTCCTTTCCTGCTGGGTGTTGTATTTGCAAGCTTTATTAAAGGGCTCCCGATCGATGGAAATATGGAGCTTAGCGCCGGATTCTTTGATATTGTAAATATCTATACGGTAATTTGCGGAATTACAGTAGTCGTACTCTGTCTGGTTCACGGTTTGATGTTTATAACCTTGAGGACTATCGGTGAATTGCAGCAACGTGCCCGCGAATGGGCAAAAAAACTGCTGGTTGTACTTGCCGCATTGCTTCTTCTCTTCTGTATCATGACCTATTTTATGACGGATCTTTTCGAAGTTCGCGGATTGATCTTATCCGTCGTGGCAGTACTTGGCCTTGCCGCCTTCCTGCTTTCAGGTTATTTCATGGGAAAAAGAAAAGACGGTTGGGCGTTTGCCATGACCGGTTCGGTGATTGCACTTTCTATTGCGGCCGTTTTTATCGGTTTATTCCCGCGCGTCATGATCAGTTCGCTGACCAGTGTATTTGATTTGACGGTTTACAATGCCTCCTCCGGCGATTATTCGCTGAAAGTTATGACCATCGTAGCGCTCTCGCTGCTGCCGTTTGTACTCGGGTATCAAATATGGAGTTACTATGTGTTCCGCAAGCGTGTAAATGAGAAGGAGCATATGGAGTACTAA
- the cydD gene encoding thiol reductant ABC exporter subunit CydD, with translation MGKNIMAYKGIRPVLFITACITFIQSFAILLQAIWLAEVISALFAGQPLSGQTDKIALFAGAFFIRNVLHAIRQKIAYRFAEVTGTKIRQELLNKLFRLGPRFTKTEGTGNLVTLEQEGISQLRTYLELFIPRMIGTVFVPIILLIYVFMQDRVSGIILTVTMPILIIFMILLGLAAKKQMNRQWKSYRILSNHFVDSLRGLETLKVLGRSKEHSGMIGRVSDKYRAATIRTLRVAFLSSFALDFFTMLSVASVAVGLGMRLIDGSMMLETALVVLILAPEYFLPVRELGADYHATLNGKEAGDAIQAILNHPEEWNEGSEVGVLNWNKENGIRLSGVTVRHENEGPASLDDISFTFQGAAKIGIIGESGAGKSTLIDVLAGFLSPTEGTIEVAGKKLASLTIEGWRNQVTYIPQHPYLFHSSLAENVKFYSPEASSEEVEKAIAAAGLAPLTDRFPNGSGEVIGNGGRPLSGGQEQRVALARAFLGNRQVILLDEPTAHLDIETEYELKETMLELFQDKLVFFATHRLHWMRDMDIILVMHRGQVAETGTHEELLTRKGIYYNMIQSQMEGIR, from the coding sequence ATGGGTAAAAATATAATGGCCTATAAAGGTATAAGACCTGTTCTCTTTATCACGGCCTGTATTACCTTTATACAAAGCTTTGCCATCCTGCTGCAGGCAATATGGCTGGCGGAAGTGATTTCCGCCCTTTTTGCCGGGCAGCCCTTGTCGGGGCAGACAGACAAAATAGCTTTATTTGCGGGGGCTTTTTTCATCCGCAATGTACTGCATGCTATCCGTCAAAAAATAGCATACCGGTTCGCTGAGGTCACGGGAACAAAAATCCGGCAGGAACTGCTGAATAAACTGTTTCGTTTAGGGCCCCGGTTTACAAAAACAGAAGGTACAGGAAATCTGGTTACGCTGGAGCAGGAGGGGATTTCCCAGCTGCGTACGTATCTGGAACTCTTTATTCCGAGGATGATTGGCACAGTCTTTGTACCAATCATTCTTCTTATTTACGTCTTTATGCAAGACAGGGTGTCCGGTATCATCCTGACGGTCACTATGCCTATTTTGATTATTTTTATGATCCTGCTGGGGCTGGCAGCAAAAAAACAAATGAACAGGCAATGGAAATCGTATCGAATACTTTCCAATCATTTTGTAGATTCCCTCCGCGGCCTGGAAACGTTAAAAGTATTGGGAAGAAGCAAGGAACACAGCGGGATGATTGGCCGGGTGAGCGATAAGTACCGGGCAGCTACTATCCGTACATTAAGGGTTGCTTTTCTATCTTCATTCGCATTGGATTTTTTCACCATGCTATCGGTAGCCTCAGTAGCTGTAGGGCTCGGTATGCGTCTGATTGACGGCAGTATGATGCTGGAAACAGCGCTGGTTGTCTTAATATTGGCTCCTGAGTATTTCCTTCCCGTACGTGAACTTGGAGCGGATTATCATGCTACACTTAACGGTAAAGAAGCGGGGGACGCCATACAGGCAATACTGAACCATCCTGAAGAATGGAATGAAGGTTCAGAAGTAGGTGTCCTGAATTGGAACAAGGAAAACGGAATCCGCCTGTCAGGAGTCACTGTCCGGCATGAGAATGAGGGGCCGGCTTCCCTGGATGATATTTCTTTTACCTTCCAAGGTGCGGCCAAGATCGGCATTATTGGAGAGAGCGGGGCAGGGAAATCTACACTCATCGATGTATTAGCCGGATTCCTCTCTCCGACAGAAGGAACTATTGAAGTTGCCGGGAAGAAGCTCGCTTCTTTAACGATTGAAGGTTGGCGGAATCAGGTGACTTATATACCGCAGCATCCTTACTTATTTCATTCTTCTCTTGCTGAAAATGTAAAGTTCTATTCGCCTGAAGCATCTTCCGAGGAAGTGGAAAAAGCCATAGCTGCCGCCGGACTTGCCCCGCTCACAGACCGTTTTCCTAACGGGAGCGGAGAAGTTATCGGAAACGGTGGACGACCGCTCAGCGGCGGACAGGAACAGCGTGTGGCGCTCGCACGTGCTTTCCTTGGAAACCGGCAGGTCATTCTGCTTGACGAGCCGACGGCTCACTTGGATATTGAAACGGAATATGAGCTTAAAGAAACGATGTTGGAACTCTTTCAGGACAAGCTTGTATTCTTTGCGACACATCGCCTCCATTGGATGAGGGACATGGATATCATTTTGGTGATGCACCGGGGGCAGGTTGCAGAGACAGGCACGCATGAAGAACTGCTTACCCGCAAGGGGATCTACTATAACATGATTCAGTCACAAATGGAGGGAATCAGATGA
- a CDS encoding cytochrome ubiquinol oxidase subunit I, protein MDTVILSRIQFASTTIFHFIFVPMSIGLAFLIAVMQTMYVVKGNEEYKKMAKFWGKTFLINFAVGVVTGILQEFQFGMNWSDYSRFVGDVFGAPLAIEALLAFFLESTFIGLWIFGWDRLPKKVHLACIWLVSIGTAISAFWILLANSFMQEPVGYVINNGRAEMNDFFALITNPQLWVEFPHTIFASLATGGFFIAGVSGYKLVKKQDFSFFKKSFQISVIVALVSSIGIAFSGHSQAKHLIHAQPMKMAASEALWENSGDPAAWTLSAFIDPEKQENKGEIQIPYLLSYLSYSKFSGEVKGMKQLQQEYEQQYGPGNYIPPVRTTFWSFRIMVGAGTVMILLSLIGTYLVGRKKDISKNKKYMRFMLFGISLPFIANISGWIMTEIGRQPWTVFGLMKTEDAVSPSVTAGSVLFSLISFTAIYTILGIVMAYLFVKVIKKGPNVEETQKSHSNDPFDKEEYHAISQ, encoded by the coding sequence ATGGATACTGTAATTCTTTCGCGAATTCAGTTCGCTTCAACAACAATTTTTCACTTCATTTTCGTGCCCATGTCCATTGGTTTGGCTTTCTTGATTGCCGTTATGCAAACCATGTATGTGGTCAAAGGAAATGAAGAATACAAAAAGATGGCGAAGTTCTGGGGGAAAACGTTTCTCATTAACTTTGCTGTCGGGGTTGTTACCGGTATTCTGCAGGAATTTCAGTTCGGTATGAACTGGTCGGATTACTCCCGATTCGTGGGGGATGTATTTGGAGCACCGTTAGCGATTGAAGCGCTGCTCGCTTTTTTCCTGGAGTCTACCTTCATCGGCCTTTGGATCTTTGGATGGGACCGTCTTCCCAAAAAGGTTCATTTGGCGTGCATTTGGCTCGTCTCCATCGGTACAGCCATTTCCGCTTTCTGGATTTTGCTGGCAAACTCATTTATGCAGGAACCGGTCGGATATGTTATCAATAACGGGCGTGCAGAAATGAACGATTTCTTTGCCTTGATTACAAACCCTCAATTATGGGTAGAATTCCCGCATACCATCTTTGCTTCATTGGCTACGGGAGGATTCTTTATTGCCGGCGTTAGCGGTTACAAGCTAGTCAAAAAACAGGATTTTTCGTTCTTTAAAAAATCATTCCAGATATCCGTAATCGTGGCCCTTGTATCATCGATCGGGATTGCATTCTCGGGTCACTCCCAGGCAAAGCATCTGATCCATGCCCAGCCGATGAAAATGGCAGCCAGCGAAGCTTTGTGGGAGAATAGCGGTGATCCCGCCGCATGGACGCTTTCAGCCTTTATTGACCCTGAGAAACAAGAAAACAAAGGCGAAATTCAAATTCCTTATTTGCTGAGTTACCTGTCATATAGTAAATTCTCCGGGGAAGTAAAGGGAATGAAGCAGCTTCAGCAGGAATATGAGCAGCAGTACGGACCTGGTAATTATATTCCTCCTGTGCGAACCACCTTCTGGAGTTTCCGGATCATGGTTGGGGCCGGTACGGTGATGATTCTGCTTTCTCTTATTGGCACGTATCTGGTAGGACGTAAAAAAGATATTTCTAAAAATAAGAAGTACATGCGATTCATGCTGTTTGGAATTTCCCTGCCGTTTATCGCTAATATATCCGGATGGATTATGACCGAAATAGGCCGTCAGCCTTGGACCGTATTTGGCCTTATGAAGACGGAAGATGCCGTTTCTCCTAGCGTAACCGCAGGCAGTGTATTGTTTTCCTTAATCAGTTTCACAGCGATCTATACGATCCTGGGGATTGTTATGGCCTATTTGTTCGTTAAGGTGATCAAAAAAGGCCCTAACGTAGAGGAAACGCAGAAATCCCATTCAAACGACCCGTTTGATAAGGAGGAGTATCATGCTATCTCTCAATGA
- a CDS encoding LapA family protein, protein MKVQWTLAGALVFFVITAIFAVINMDPVQVNFLFTKTTAPLILVIVFSTVLGGLMVGSYGIYRQYKLQKKIRILEQQLPGSYPGKDKNEHHTKQNISSRSKEIASDPLPGSNKNDSFLE, encoded by the coding sequence ATGAAAGTACAGTGGACACTGGCAGGGGCATTGGTCTTTTTTGTCATCACCGCCATTTTTGCCGTCATCAATATGGACCCGGTGCAAGTGAATTTTCTGTTTACGAAGACAACGGCCCCTCTGATTCTGGTCATTGTGTTTTCTACAGTTCTGGGGGGATTGATGGTCGGCTCCTATGGGATTTACCGCCAGTACAAGCTTCAAAAGAAAATACGGATCTTGGAACAACAGCTTCCAGGATCTTATCCGGGTAAAGATAAAAATGAGCACCATACGAAACAAAATATATCGTCACGTTCCAAGGAAATAGCCTCCGACCCTCTTCCCGGAAGCAATAAAAACGATTCATTCCTGGAGTAA
- a CDS encoding DUF3906 family protein, with product MYLYKLEIELADRLLFLVLAADNDETAFDYIEDHLARAYTVVPEVKQAAIVEKKRVTKGAGYLLSSESN from the coding sequence GTGTATTTATATAAATTGGAGATTGAACTTGCAGATCGGTTGTTATTTTTGGTGCTAGCGGCAGATAACGATGAAACTGCATTTGATTACATCGAAGATCATTTGGCAAGAGCCTATACTGTGGTGCCGGAAGTGAAGCAGGCCGCAATCGTGGAAAAAAAACGGGTTACCAAAGGCGCGGGCTATCTTTTGAGCAGTGAATCCAATTAA
- the pfkA gene encoding 6-phosphofructokinase → MTIKSIAVLTSGGDSQGMNAAVRAVVRSGLFHGLKVFGVQRGYQGLLKDDIREMDLRSVGDIIQRGGTILQSARCKEFQTPEGQQLAAENLRKRGIDGLVVIGGDGSYQGANKLNKLGIKTIGLPGTIDNDISFTDFTIGFDTAVSIVVDAINKLRDTMTSHERSSVVEVMGRHCGEIALYAGLASGAEAILVPEIKFDLDDVANRMKDNFLHGKRHSIVIVAEGVGSGEEIAKQITERNGIDTRVTVLGHIQRGGTPTHNDRILASRLGDFAVRKLIEGESGKACGVINGQLVATDIDVVVNTKRSFNLDLYELALRLSQ, encoded by the coding sequence ATGACAATAAAATCAATTGCAGTATTAACAAGTGGAGGAGATTCCCAGGGGATGAATGCAGCCGTTCGTGCCGTTGTACGCAGCGGGCTTTTCCATGGCTTGAAGGTTTTCGGAGTACAGCGGGGATACCAGGGGCTGCTTAAGGATGATATCCGCGAAATGGATTTGCGCAGTGTGGGCGACATCATTCAACGCGGGGGAACCATTCTGCAATCCGCACGTTGCAAAGAGTTTCAAACTCCGGAAGGGCAACAGCTTGCCGCTGAAAATCTCAGAAAACGCGGGATTGACGGCCTCGTAGTTATTGGGGGCGACGGTTCTTATCAAGGGGCGAACAAACTCAATAAACTAGGAATTAAAACAATAGGATTGCCGGGAACCATTGATAATGATATTTCATTTACCGATTTTACTATCGGTTTCGATACAGCCGTAAGCATTGTTGTGGATGCCATTAACAAACTTCGCGATACGATGACTTCCCACGAACGCAGCTCTGTTGTAGAAGTAATGGGCCGCCACTGCGGAGAGATTGCTTTATATGCAGGATTGGCCAGCGGAGCGGAAGCTATTCTGGTACCTGAAATAAAGTTTGATCTTGATGATGTCGCTAACCGGATGAAGGACAATTTCCTTCACGGCAAACGCCATAGTATTGTCATTGTGGCTGAAGGAGTCGGTTCCGGTGAAGAAATTGCGAAACAGATCACGGAGCGCAACGGTATCGATACCCGGGTTACTGTACTTGGCCATATTCAACGCGGTGGGACACCGACTCATAACGACCGTATTCTGGCAAGCCGTCTTGGTGACTTTGCTGTCAGAAAGCTGATCGAGGGAGAATCAGGGAAAGCATGCGGTGTCATTAATGGGCAGTTGGTTGCTACAGATATTGATGTGGTAGTGAATACGAAACGCTCTTTCAATCTGGATCTGTATGAATTGGCACTTCGCCTTTCCCAATAG